The Streptococcus oralis DNA window GTTTTGTTATTGGAGCAGCCTGCTCATTAACTGCCCTTCTTCTTTTTGGGATCTATAATCACAGACGAAATTTATCTAAGACAGAAAAAGATTGACCAATTCCTTGGTCAATCTTTTTAATCTTCTTCCATTTTCTTAGGTTGATAAGCTAGCATACCTAAAGCAGTAAAGAAAGCTAGTGTTATAATAAGGAAAATCACTTGGTGATGAATATTTCCTGTCATAGAGATTGTTTGTCGCAAGCCTGATACAGAGTAACTCATTGGTAACCATGGACTGATACCTTTAAAGAAATCATTTGTCAATGCAAGGGGATAGGTCCCCGCACTTGATGCTAACTGTAATAATAGTAAAATAAGAGAGAAGAAGGCTCCTATACGGCTATTCCAAGTTGTTAAAGCTGTCACCATAGACATGAAAGCTAAACTTGTGATTATAATTAGAATCAAGGTCCTCATCTCATGGTTCGCAGTCAATCCAATAAGATGGACACCTCCATAAACTAAAACACCTGCTAAGATAGCTATAATCCCATTTATTTCAGAGCGAGACTTCAACCAAGCCCAACGACTCTCTGGATGACGTCCAGAAGGCAACTTAGCAAAAATCATATTGGTAGATATAGCAGCAACAAAAAGAGCAACTGATATCATATAAGGAGCCATAGCAATCCCATTTACAGGGACTTGGTCATTGTCTGTTTTTGAGAGAACTAGAGGTTCAGATAATGTTTCTGCATTTTTAGATTCTGTTGAAGCTGATTTAAGTTGAGTATTTGCATTACCTAATCCTTGTCCTAATGAATCAACTCCTGTCTGTAAATTTTCAAGACTAGAGGTTAAGGTTGTTCCACCATCTGCTAGTTTTCCAGCACCATCTGCAATCTTCATAGCGCCACTTCCTAGTTGAGATGCTGCAGAAAGTAACTGTGTTGATTTATCTGTTAATTGACTAGAGCCAAATTGTAATGTAGTAAGACCTGCTATCAGCTCTGGGCTCTTATTATTCAATTGAGCAGAACCAGATGATAAACTTTCTATACCTGATACTAATTCTGGAGCTTTTCCAGCTAACGCATCAACTCCAGCTGTCAAGGTTGATGTATTTTCTGTCAACTTACTTGATCCAGAAACTAATTGATCTAGACTAGTTGTTAAACTTGTATTCTTTTCACTTAGTTGATTAGCACCAATATAAATAGTATCCAGTCCTTTAGTATAGTTTACAACTCCTTTTTCAATTGACTGACTTCCAGGAACTAACTGATTATTTACAGAAGTTTGTAATGTTGTAAATCCATTTGACAAGGTTGTCAAGGAGCTAGATGCTGCAGGTAAGAGTTGATTTGCTTTCGTCTGCACATCAGATAGATTAGAGACTTGTTGTTCTGAATTCTCTATACTTTCTTTTAATCCCCCTACTGTCGTTAAAATTGTTTTTGCTGACTCAATAGTAGAATTAGAATTTTTAGAAATAGCTTCTGTCAATTCTTTCTTTTGTTCCTCTGTAAGAGATTGATAAGTAGTTGTTGATTGAAGGTTAACAATAGTTTTCTCTTGTTCTGTCTGACTTTTGGTCACAATATCCTGAGCAAGAGTTGTTAGATTTGGCAAAGCTTCTGACAATGTACTTTTCAGTTGAGTGATATCTGATATTGTAAGAGCTTGTAGTGTTTTATTTAGTTCTCCTAAGCTTGTTGCCAATTGCGCTATTTCTTCACTTTGTTGAGATGAGGACTCTAATTGGCTTGAAATTTCTTTAATACCAGTATTTAATTGCTCCATTCCATCTCTTAGTGTATCTGATTGATTGGATAATTGACTTGTTCCGTTAGAAAGTTCTTTCACACTATTTGTATAAGCATTTACACCAACTGAAAATTGATTGAGACCTGTATCAAGTTGTGAAACGCCACCTGTATAAGACTTTATACCTGTATTTAGCTGATTTACACCTGTCACCAACTCAGGAGTTTTTGAAGCTAATTGACCAAGTCCAGTGTCAACTTGTGAGACAGCATTTGTATAACTTTGTAAACCACTATTAAAAGTTCCTAAACCAATATGTAATTGCTCTATAGCAGACACATAGCTAGATAAGCCTTTTGTAAATTGATCCGCTCCATTTGAAAAAGTTACACTTGAGTTAGCTAGAGTATTAAGATTTGTTGTCAATGTTTGACTTCCCGTCACCAACTGATCGGCTCCATTAGCTAATTGTTCACTTCCTTCAGCTGCCTTATTTATTCCAGACTTCAAATCATTCATTTTTTGAAATAAAGCCTTAGTGTACGTTTCAGTAACATTAGTAGAGACGGTTTGTTTTAATTGTGTCATTGCAGAATCACTCATCTTACTTGCAATAAAGCTATGCCCACTTGACGTCTGATAATCAATCTGCATCTGTTCAGGATGATTCGTTAGGATAGAAGTAGCTTTTTCAGATAGATCACTTGGTAAAGTCACTACCATATAGTAGTCACCATCTTCTAGCCCTTTTTCCCCTTCCTCTTCATTAACAAAGTGAAAATCTAAAGCCTTATTTTCTTTTAAATTAGACACCATGTCTTCACCTATTGTCATTGTCTGTCCATTATAAGAAGCTTCCTTATCTTTATTGACAACTGCCACAGGTAACTCCGATACTTGACCATATGGATCCCACATGGATGATAAAAATATAATGTTGTATAGAGCTGGAATGAGAGAAATCCCTATCATAACAATGATAAAGGTCGGTTTTTTAAATATTGCTTTCCATTCTTTAAACATGTTTCCTCCTTTTTTACACATATTGTCTAAAATTTTGATATAATAGATTATACATCAAAAAATCTAAATTACAAGGTAAAAAATAATTTTTTAGACACAAAGTCTATTTTTGTGTATAAGGAGGAATTATGAAAGAAAGTAACAAACGTTTAAAAACAAAACGAATTATCGAAAATGCTATGGTTCAATTATTGATGGACCAACCCTTTGATCAAATTTCTACTGTCAAGTTAGCAGAAAAAGCCGGAATTAGTCGTTCTAGCTTTTACACTCACTACAAGGATAAGTATGATATGATTGAACTATATCAAAGTAAGCTATTCCATACCTTTGAGTATATTTTCCAAAAACATGCTCATCACAAAAGAGATGCTATTTTAGAAGTATTTGAATATTTAGAGTCTGAGCCACTATTAGCTGCACTCTTATCTGAAAATGGGACAAAAGAAATCCAAAATTTCTTGAGAAATAAGCTTCACATTATGCTTAGCACCGATCTTCAGAAACGCTTTATGAAATTACAACTCACTCCAATAGAATTAGAATACAGCAGTATTTATCTAACAAATGCCCTATTTGGTGTTTGCCAGACTTGGATTGCTCACGGAAAAAAAGAAAGTCCGCAAGAAATGACAGACTTCCTTATGAAAATGTTAGGTGATGTCAACTAAAAAAAGAACACCAATGGTGTTCTTTTTTTATCTGACTCCGCCAGTAGGACTCGAACCTACGACATCATGATTAACAGTCATGCGCTACTACCAACTGAGCTATGGCGGATAAAATAGTCCGTACGGGATTCGAACCCGTGTTACCGCCGTGAAAAGGCGGTGTCTTAACCCCTTGACCAACGGACCATCTATCTGTAGCAGATATAACCATTATATCAATTTCTTACTAATTGTCAATCACTTTTTAGATTTTTTCTCTAGAATATCTTTTAGTTTGCGAACTTTCAAACGGGTAATCGGGCAACGATGATCTTCATAAAAGACAACTTCTAAATTCTTTCGATCAATTTCTCTCACATTTCCCACATTGACAAGGAAAGATTTATGGGAGCAATAAAATCGCTGGGTATGTTTGTCCTTTTCCTGAATATCTGTCATAGTTCCATAGAATTCTTTAGCAAAATTCTTACCAATAATCCGAAGTTTATGAGAAACTCCTGTGGTTTCGATATACAAAATGTCATGGTAAGGAATTTTCAAATCATTTCCTTTATAGTTGTAATCAAAATAGTCTACAACATCTTCGTTTTCAAGCAGCATGCTCTTAGTGTAAAAAATACTCTGCTCGATGCGTTTTTTGAACAATTCATCATTGATATCTTTATCAACAAAATCTAGGGCTGATACTTGGTATTTGTACGTTAAGGTAGCAAATTCAGAGCGACTAGTAATAAAGACAATAATAGCATAAGGATTGTGATGACGGATAAACTGAGCCACTTCAAAGCCTTTTTTCTCGATTCCATGAATATCAATATCTAGGAAATAAAGCTGGTTTACTTCATCATTTTCGATATATTCCTTAAACTCACGAACTTTTCCTGTTGTCTTATATGAAATAGGAATATTCGATTCTTCCGAGATTTCATTTAATATTCTCTCTAGTCTCACTTGATGTTCAATAACATCTTCTAAAATTAATACTTTCATTCGAATTCCCTCTTAAATCTAATAATTTGTCTAAATGTGTTGTCTTCCATCTCTGTTTCTAAAATAATGTTGTCATACTTATCTAAAATCTCTTTGACATTATTAAGTCCTAGACCTCTATTTCTTCCCTTAGTAGAGAAACCTAAGGCAAATAGGTCCTCTGAAGGCGTCATAGTGATTTTGCATGAATTCTGGATAACTATAACTGTTTCAAAATCCATTTTAATGACTGCAACTTCCATTTGTTTCAAATAACTATCTGCAGCACCTTCAACAGCATTGTTTAATAAAATGCTCATGATACGAACAAGATCAAGTAAATCTATTGACAGTCTAGTAATGATATCCTTTACTTCCAATGTAAACTCTACATCATTTTTTCGTGCATAGACAATCGATTGAGCAATTAAACTTCGTAAAGCAGAATCTTCTATATTATTTAAATCAAAGTAAGTATATTTTTCTGATCTCA harbors:
- a CDS encoding YhgE/Pip domain-containing protein — its product is MFKEWKAIFKKPTFIIVMIGISLIPALYNIIFLSSMWDPYGQVSELPVAVVNKDKEASYNGQTMTIGEDMVSNLKENKALDFHFVNEEEGEKGLEDGDYYMVVTLPSDLSEKATSILTNHPEQMQIDYQTSSGHSFIASKMSDSAMTQLKQTVSTNVTETYTKALFQKMNDLKSGINKAAEGSEQLANGADQLVTGSQTLTTNLNTLANSSVTFSNGADQFTKGLSSYVSAIEQLHIGLGTFNSGLQSYTNAVSQVDTGLGQLASKTPELVTGVNQLNTGIKSYTGGVSQLDTGLNQFSVGVNAYTNSVKELSNGTSQLSNQSDTLRDGMEQLNTGIKEISSQLESSSQQSEEIAQLATSLGELNKTLQALTISDITQLKSTLSEALPNLTTLAQDIVTKSQTEQEKTIVNLQSTTTYQSLTEEQKKELTEAISKNSNSTIESAKTILTTVGGLKESIENSEQQVSNLSDVQTKANQLLPAASSSLTTLSNGFTTLQTSVNNQLVPGSQSIEKGVVNYTKGLDTIYIGANQLSEKNTSLTTSLDQLVSGSSKLTENTSTLTAGVDALAGKAPELVSGIESLSSGSAQLNNKSPELIAGLTTLQFGSSQLTDKSTQLLSAASQLGSGAMKIADGAGKLADGGTTLTSSLENLQTGVDSLGQGLGNANTQLKSASTESKNAETLSEPLVLSKTDNDQVPVNGIAMAPYMISVALFVAAISTNMIFAKLPSGRHPESRWAWLKSRSEINGIIAILAGVLVYGGVHLIGLTANHEMRTLILIIITSLAFMSMVTALTTWNSRIGAFFSLILLLLQLASSAGTYPLALTNDFFKGISPWLPMSYSVSGLRQTISMTGNIHHQVIFLIITLAFFTALGMLAYQPKKMEED
- a CDS encoding TetR/AcrR family transcriptional regulator; the protein is MKESNKRLKTKRIIENAMVQLLMDQPFDQISTVKLAEKAGISRSSFYTHYKDKYDMIELYQSKLFHTFEYIFQKHAHHKRDAILEVFEYLESEPLLAALLSENGTKEIQNFLRNKLHIMLSTDLQKRFMKLQLTPIELEYSSIYLTNALFGVCQTWIAHGKKESPQEMTDFLMKMLGDVN
- the comE gene encoding competence system response regulator transcription factor ComE, producing MKVLILEDVIEHQVRLERILNEISEESNIPISYKTTGKVREFKEYIENDEVNQLYFLDIDIHGIEKKGFEVAQFIRHHNPYAIIVFITSRSEFATLTYKYQVSALDFVDKDINDELFKKRIEQSIFYTKSMLLENEDVVDYFDYNYKGNDLKIPYHDILYIETTGVSHKLRIIGKNFAKEFYGTMTDIQEKDKHTQRFYCSHKSFLVNVGNVREIDRKNLEVVFYEDHRCPITRLKVRKLKDILEKKSKK